A region from the Arachis ipaensis cultivar K30076 chromosome B01, Araip1.1, whole genome shotgun sequence genome encodes:
- the LOC107633670 gene encoding ATPase 11, plasma membrane-type isoform X2: MGDKSVELEAVLKETVDLENIPIEEVFENLRCSREGLSSKAAEERLAIFGHNKLEEKKESKFLKFLGFMWNPLSWVMEAAAIMAIALANGGGKPPDWQDFVGIITLLVINSTISFIEENNAGNAAAALMARLAPKAKVLRDGRWNEQDAAVLVPGDIISIKLGDIIPADARLLEGDPLKIDQSALTGESLPVTKGPGDGVYSGSTCKQGEIEAVVIATGVHTFFGKAAHLVDTTNQVGHFQQVLTAIGNFCICSIAVGMIIEIIVMYPIQDRKYRPGIDNLLVLLIGGIPIAMPTVLSVTMAIGSHRLSQQGAITKRMTAIEEMAGMDVLCSDKTGTLTLNKLTVDKNLVEVFAKGVDPDTVVLMAARASRLENQDAIDTAIVGMLADPKEARAGIQEVHFLPFNPTDKRTALTYIDQDGKMHRVSKGAPEQILHLAHNKSDIERRVHAVIDKFAERGLRSLAVAYQEVPDGRKESAGGPWQFIGLMPLFDPPRHDSAETIRRALNLGVNVKMITGDQLAIGKETGRRLGMGTNMYPSSALLGQDKDESIAALPIDELIEKADGFAGVFPEHKYEIVKRLQARKHICGMTGDGVNDAPALKKADIGIAVADATDAARSASDIVLTEPGLSVIISAVLTSRAIFQRMKNYTIYAVSITIRIVLGFMLLALIWKFDFPPFMVLIIAILNDGTIMTISKDRVKPSPLPDSWKLAEIFTTGIVLGSYLAMMTVIFFWAAYKTNFFPRVFGVSTLEKSAHDDFRKLASAIYLQVSTISQALIFVTRSRGWSYVERPGLLLVVAFIVAQLIATLIAVYANWSFAAIEGIGWGWAGVIWLYNIIFYIPLDIIKFLIRYALSGRAWDLVIEQRIAFTRQKDFGKEQRELQWAHAQRTLHGLQAPDTKMFTERTHFNELNQMAEEAKRRAEIARLRELHTLKGHVESVVRLKGLDIDTIQQAYTV; the protein is encoded by the exons atgggggACAAATCCGTGGAGTTAGAGGCTGTTCTCAAAGAAACTGTGGATTTG GAGAACATACCCATTGAGGAGGTTTTTGAGAATCTGAGATGTAGCAGAGAAGGTCTCAGCAGCAAGGCTGCTGAAGAAAGACTCGCCATTTTTGGCCACAACAAGCTTGAAGAGAAAAAG GAGAGCAAGTTTTTGAAGTTCTTGGGATTTATGTGGAATCCCCTTTCTTGGGTTATGGAGGCTGCTGCTATAATGGCAATTGCTCTTGCCAATGGAGGG GGTAAGCCTCCTGATTGGCAAGACTTTGTTGGTATTATCACTTTGCTTGTCATCAATTCAACCATCAGTTTCATAGAGGAGAACAATGCTGGTAATGCTGCTGCAGCTCTCATGGCTCGTCTCGCTCCGAAAGCAAAG GTTCTTCGTGATGGTAGGTGGAACGAACAAGATGCCGCAGTCCTGGTTCCTGGTGACATCATCAGCATCAAACTTGGAGATATTATCCCTGCAGATGCTCGCCTTCTCGAAGGTGATCCTTTGAAAATTGATCAG TCTGCACTTACCGGTGAGTCCCTACCAGTGACAAAGGGTCCCGGTGATGGTGTGTATTCTGGTTCAACCTGCAAACAAGGAGAGATTGAAGCTGTGGTCATCGCTACCGGTGTTCACACCTTCTTTGGGAAAGCTGCTCACCTTGTAGATACTACTAATCAAGTCGGTCACTTTCAACAG GTCTTGACTGCAATTGGTAACTTCTGCATATGTTCTATTGCTGTGGGGATGATCATTGAGATCATTGTTATGTATCCCATTCAAGATAGAAAATATCGTCCTGGAATAGATAACCTGCTTGTGCTTCTCATTGGAGGAATTCCAATTGCCATGCCGACGGTTTTGTCCGTGACCATGGCTATTGGTTCTCATAGGCTCTCTCAGCAG GGTGCTATCACAAAGAGGATGACAGCCATTGAAGAAATGGCAGGCATGGATGTTCTTTGTAGTGACAAGACTGGGACTTTAACACTAAATAAGCTTACGGTCGACAAAAATCTTGTCGAG GTTTTCGCAAAAGGAGTGGACCCGGATACTGTTGTTTTGATGGCAGCTCGAGCTTCAAGACTTGAGAATCAAGACGCCATAGATACTGCCATTGTTGGGATGCTGGCTGATCCAAAGGAG GCACGTGCTGGTATACAAGAAGTGCATTTTCTTCCTTTCAATCCAACTGATAAGAGGACTGCATTGACCTATATTGATCAAGATGGTAAAATGCATAGAGTAAGCAAAGGTGCACCCGAACAG ATCCTTCACCTTGCCCACAACAAATCAGACATCGAACGCAGAGTTCATGCAGTGATTGATAAGTTCGCAGAGCGCGGTCTGCGATCTCTTGCTGTAGCATACCAG GAAGTTCCCGATGGAAGGAAAGAAAGTGCTGGAGGCCCATGGCAGTTTATTGGCCTTATGCCTCTCTTTGACCCACCTAGGCATGATAGTGCCGAAACAATACGGAGGGCACTAAATCTTGGAGTAAATGTCAAAATGATTACAG GTGATCAACTAGCTATAGGAAAGGAAACAGGACGACGCTTGGGAATGGGTACCAATATGTACCCTTCATCTGCTTTACTTGGACAGGACAAGGATGAATCCATTGCTGCCTTGCCCATTGATGAACTAATCGAAAAAGCCGATGGATTTGCTGGTGTATTTCCTG AGCACAAGTATGAGATTGTGAAGCGATTGCAAGCGAGGAAACATATCTGTGGAATGACTGGTGATGGAGTGAATGATGCACCTGCTCTAAAGAAGGCAGACATTGGTATAGCTGTCGCCGATGCCACGGATGCTGCTCGTAGTGCATCTGATATTGTTTTAACAGAACCTGGTCTTAGTGTTATCATAAGTGCTGTTTTGACCAGCCGAGCTATTTTCCAGAGAATGAAAAATTATACA ATTTATGCTGTCTCAATCACAATTCGTATCGTG CTCGGTTTCATGTTGCTGGCTCTCATATGGAAGTTTGATTTTCCACCTTTTATGGTTCTTATTATTGCTATCCTGAATGATG GTACTATTATGACAATTTCAAAGGATAGAGTAAAACCGTCACCACTGCCGGATAGCTGGAAGCTAGCAGAGATATTTACTACTGGCATTGTGCTCGGAAGTTACTTGGCAATGATGACTGTCATTTTCTTTTGGGCTGCATACAAGACAAATTTCTTCCCG CGAGTGTTTGGTGTTTCAACCCTTGAAAAAAGTGCTCATGATGATTTCCGAAAACTCGCCTCAGCAATCTATCTTCAAGTGAGCACCATTAGCCAAGCTCTTATATTCGTGACTCGTTCTCGAGGCTGGTCATATGTCGAGCGTCCGGGATTATTGCTGGTGGTTGCTTTCATCGTTGCTCAGCTG ATCGCCACGTTGATCGCAGTATATGCAAACTGGAGCTTTGCGGCGATCGAAGGAATAGGATGGGGTTGGGCTGGTGTAATATGGCTATATAACATAATATTCTACATCCCTCTTGATATCATCAAATTCTTGATTCGCTATGCTTTGAGTGGAAGGGCTTGGGATCTTGTCATTGAGCAAAGG ATTGCATTCACTAGGCAAAAGGACTTTGGGAAAGAACAAAGGGAACTTCAATGGGCACATGCTCAAAGAACACTGCATGGATTGCAAGCCCCTGACACTAAGATGTTCACTGAGCGCACGCATTTCAACGAGCTCAATCAAATGGCCGAAGAAGCTAAGAGGAGAGCCGAAATTGCGAG GTTGAGAGAGCTCCACACACTGAAAGGTCATGTGGAATCAGTTGTGAGATTGAAGGGTCTGGACATAGACACAATTCAGCAAGCATACACAGTTTGA
- the LOC107633670 gene encoding ATPase 11, plasma membrane-type isoform X1, translated as MGDKSVELEAVLKETVDLENIPIEEVFENLRCSREGLSSKAAEERLAIFGHNKLEEKKESKFLKFLGFMWNPLSWVMEAAAIMAIGLALIIIVQGKPPDWQDFVGIITLLVINSTISFIEENNAGNAAAALMARLAPKAKVLRDGRWNEQDAAVLVPGDIISIKLGDIIPADARLLEGDPLKIDQSALTGESLPVTKGPGDGVYSGSTCKQGEIEAVVIATGVHTFFGKAAHLVDTTNQVGHFQQVLTAIGNFCICSIAVGMIIEIIVMYPIQDRKYRPGIDNLLVLLIGGIPIAMPTVLSVTMAIGSHRLSQQGAITKRMTAIEEMAGMDVLCSDKTGTLTLNKLTVDKNLVEVFAKGVDPDTVVLMAARASRLENQDAIDTAIVGMLADPKEARAGIQEVHFLPFNPTDKRTALTYIDQDGKMHRVSKGAPEQILHLAHNKSDIERRVHAVIDKFAERGLRSLAVAYQEVPDGRKESAGGPWQFIGLMPLFDPPRHDSAETIRRALNLGVNVKMITGDQLAIGKETGRRLGMGTNMYPSSALLGQDKDESIAALPIDELIEKADGFAGVFPEHKYEIVKRLQARKHICGMTGDGVNDAPALKKADIGIAVADATDAARSASDIVLTEPGLSVIISAVLTSRAIFQRMKNYTIYAVSITIRIVLGFMLLALIWKFDFPPFMVLIIAILNDGTIMTISKDRVKPSPLPDSWKLAEIFTTGIVLGSYLAMMTVIFFWAAYKTNFFPRVFGVSTLEKSAHDDFRKLASAIYLQVSTISQALIFVTRSRGWSYVERPGLLLVVAFIVAQLIATLIAVYANWSFAAIEGIGWGWAGVIWLYNIIFYIPLDIIKFLIRYALSGRAWDLVIEQRIAFTRQKDFGKEQRELQWAHAQRTLHGLQAPDTKMFTERTHFNELNQMAEEAKRRAEIARLRELHTLKGHVESVVRLKGLDIDTIQQAYTV; from the exons atgggggACAAATCCGTGGAGTTAGAGGCTGTTCTCAAAGAAACTGTGGATTTG GAGAACATACCCATTGAGGAGGTTTTTGAGAATCTGAGATGTAGCAGAGAAGGTCTCAGCAGCAAGGCTGCTGAAGAAAGACTCGCCATTTTTGGCCACAACAAGCTTGAAGAGAAAAAG GAGAGCAAGTTTTTGAAGTTCTTGGGATTTATGTGGAATCCCCTTTCTTGGGTTATGGAGGCTGCTGCTATAATGGCAA TTGGACTTGCTCTTATTATTATTGTACAGGGTAAGCCTCCTGATTGGCAAGACTTTGTTGGTATTATCACTTTGCTTGTCATCAATTCAACCATCAGTTTCATAGAGGAGAACAATGCTGGTAATGCTGCTGCAGCTCTCATGGCTCGTCTCGCTCCGAAAGCAAAG GTTCTTCGTGATGGTAGGTGGAACGAACAAGATGCCGCAGTCCTGGTTCCTGGTGACATCATCAGCATCAAACTTGGAGATATTATCCCTGCAGATGCTCGCCTTCTCGAAGGTGATCCTTTGAAAATTGATCAG TCTGCACTTACCGGTGAGTCCCTACCAGTGACAAAGGGTCCCGGTGATGGTGTGTATTCTGGTTCAACCTGCAAACAAGGAGAGATTGAAGCTGTGGTCATCGCTACCGGTGTTCACACCTTCTTTGGGAAAGCTGCTCACCTTGTAGATACTACTAATCAAGTCGGTCACTTTCAACAG GTCTTGACTGCAATTGGTAACTTCTGCATATGTTCTATTGCTGTGGGGATGATCATTGAGATCATTGTTATGTATCCCATTCAAGATAGAAAATATCGTCCTGGAATAGATAACCTGCTTGTGCTTCTCATTGGAGGAATTCCAATTGCCATGCCGACGGTTTTGTCCGTGACCATGGCTATTGGTTCTCATAGGCTCTCTCAGCAG GGTGCTATCACAAAGAGGATGACAGCCATTGAAGAAATGGCAGGCATGGATGTTCTTTGTAGTGACAAGACTGGGACTTTAACACTAAATAAGCTTACGGTCGACAAAAATCTTGTCGAG GTTTTCGCAAAAGGAGTGGACCCGGATACTGTTGTTTTGATGGCAGCTCGAGCTTCAAGACTTGAGAATCAAGACGCCATAGATACTGCCATTGTTGGGATGCTGGCTGATCCAAAGGAG GCACGTGCTGGTATACAAGAAGTGCATTTTCTTCCTTTCAATCCAACTGATAAGAGGACTGCATTGACCTATATTGATCAAGATGGTAAAATGCATAGAGTAAGCAAAGGTGCACCCGAACAG ATCCTTCACCTTGCCCACAACAAATCAGACATCGAACGCAGAGTTCATGCAGTGATTGATAAGTTCGCAGAGCGCGGTCTGCGATCTCTTGCTGTAGCATACCAG GAAGTTCCCGATGGAAGGAAAGAAAGTGCTGGAGGCCCATGGCAGTTTATTGGCCTTATGCCTCTCTTTGACCCACCTAGGCATGATAGTGCCGAAACAATACGGAGGGCACTAAATCTTGGAGTAAATGTCAAAATGATTACAG GTGATCAACTAGCTATAGGAAAGGAAACAGGACGACGCTTGGGAATGGGTACCAATATGTACCCTTCATCTGCTTTACTTGGACAGGACAAGGATGAATCCATTGCTGCCTTGCCCATTGATGAACTAATCGAAAAAGCCGATGGATTTGCTGGTGTATTTCCTG AGCACAAGTATGAGATTGTGAAGCGATTGCAAGCGAGGAAACATATCTGTGGAATGACTGGTGATGGAGTGAATGATGCACCTGCTCTAAAGAAGGCAGACATTGGTATAGCTGTCGCCGATGCCACGGATGCTGCTCGTAGTGCATCTGATATTGTTTTAACAGAACCTGGTCTTAGTGTTATCATAAGTGCTGTTTTGACCAGCCGAGCTATTTTCCAGAGAATGAAAAATTATACA ATTTATGCTGTCTCAATCACAATTCGTATCGTG CTCGGTTTCATGTTGCTGGCTCTCATATGGAAGTTTGATTTTCCACCTTTTATGGTTCTTATTATTGCTATCCTGAATGATG GTACTATTATGACAATTTCAAAGGATAGAGTAAAACCGTCACCACTGCCGGATAGCTGGAAGCTAGCAGAGATATTTACTACTGGCATTGTGCTCGGAAGTTACTTGGCAATGATGACTGTCATTTTCTTTTGGGCTGCATACAAGACAAATTTCTTCCCG CGAGTGTTTGGTGTTTCAACCCTTGAAAAAAGTGCTCATGATGATTTCCGAAAACTCGCCTCAGCAATCTATCTTCAAGTGAGCACCATTAGCCAAGCTCTTATATTCGTGACTCGTTCTCGAGGCTGGTCATATGTCGAGCGTCCGGGATTATTGCTGGTGGTTGCTTTCATCGTTGCTCAGCTG ATCGCCACGTTGATCGCAGTATATGCAAACTGGAGCTTTGCGGCGATCGAAGGAATAGGATGGGGTTGGGCTGGTGTAATATGGCTATATAACATAATATTCTACATCCCTCTTGATATCATCAAATTCTTGATTCGCTATGCTTTGAGTGGAAGGGCTTGGGATCTTGTCATTGAGCAAAGG ATTGCATTCACTAGGCAAAAGGACTTTGGGAAAGAACAAAGGGAACTTCAATGGGCACATGCTCAAAGAACACTGCATGGATTGCAAGCCCCTGACACTAAGATGTTCACTGAGCGCACGCATTTCAACGAGCTCAATCAAATGGCCGAAGAAGCTAAGAGGAGAGCCGAAATTGCGAG GTTGAGAGAGCTCCACACACTGAAAGGTCATGTGGAATCAGTTGTGAGATTGAAGGGTCTGGACATAGACACAATTCAGCAAGCATACACAGTTTGA